Proteins encoded within one genomic window of Scheffersomyces stipitis CBS 6054 chromosome 3, complete sequence:
- the GCY3 gene encoding Aldo/keto reductase, with translation MPATKATKVFQLNDETSIPGVGLGTWQSTNDEVYNAVLTALRYGYRHIDTAAAYGNESVIGRAIKDSGIPREELYITTKLWCTKHDNPEAALDESLSNLGLDYVDLYLIHWPVFLNPNGNDPKFPTLPNGKRDIVTDWNFVKTYELLQPLVALGKTKSIGVSNFSVTNLEKLLNAPTTKIVPVVNQVELHPYLPQQQLLEYTKKHGIVLEAYSPLGSTNSPLFKDETVVKIAEKNGVSPATILISWALWRGTVVLPKSVTESRVQSNFEVINLSDEDGQTIDNIHKVKGVHRFINPNWDPVVVFDADSKL, from the coding sequence ttAACGACGAAACCTCCATCCCAGGCGTAGGTCTTGGAACATGGCAGTCTACCAATGACGAAGTGTACAATGCAGTCTTAACAGCATTGAGATATGGTTACAGACATATTGATACTGCTGCAGCCTACGGCAATGAAAGTGTCATCGGTAGAGCCATCAAAGACTCCGGTATTCCACGTGAAGAATTATACATCACCACAAAGTTGTGGTGTACCAAACATGACAACCCTGAGGCTGCTCTTGACGAATCTTTGTCCAACTTGGGATTGGACTATGTGGATTTGTACTTGATCCATTGGCCAGTTTTCTTGAATCCTAATGGTAACGATCCCAAGTTCCCTACTTTGCCCAACGGTAAACGTGACATTGTCACCGACTGGAATTTTGTAAAGACTTACGAATTACTTCAACCATTGGTTGCATTGGGAAAGACCAAGTCAATTGGAGTCTCGAACTTTTCTGtgaccaacttggaaaagcTCTTGAATGCTCCAACCACCAAGATTGTTCCAGTCGTCAACCAGGTCGAATTGCACCCATACTTGCCCCAGCAACAGTTGTTGGAATACACCAAGAAGCATGGTATTGTGTTGGAAGCGTACTCTCCATTGGGATCTACCAACTCACCTCTTTTCAAGGACGAAACCGTAGTCAAGATTGCCGAAAAGAATGGAGTCTCTCCAGCAACCATCTTGATCTCGTGGGCTCTATGGAGAGGAACTGTAGTTTTGCCCAAGTCTGTTACTGAGTCAAGGGTCCAAAGTAACTTCGAAGTCATCAACTTGAGCGACGAAGACGGCCAGACAATTGACAACATCCACAAGGTCAAAGGAGTTCACAGATTCATCAATCCTAACTGGGATCCTGTCGTTGTCTTTGACGCGGATTCCAAGTTGTAG